In Fragaria vesca subsp. vesca linkage group LG1, FraVesHawaii_1.0, whole genome shotgun sequence, the sequence GGGTAACCCGCGAACCCAACGAGTTCAACCCGTTACACCCCGTTAAGCTAATTAGGTGTAGCGGGTTGAACCCGCTAACCCGCCACAGCCCGCCCGTTAACCGCCCAACCCGCCCATTTGACAGGTTGATCTACAACCAAAAACTGTCAAGCTATAGTACATCGTAATGTCAATTTCAGTACATGTGAATAACAATCTTGTATCCATTTCCTGTTGTATGTGTGCTTTTTAGAACTTGGATTTGTATTTGTGAAAAAATGATCTAGTTAATAGTTATGCAACAAGAGCATATATATGTCTTTGTATTTGTGAAAAAATGATCTAGTTAATAGTTATGCAACAAGAGCATAAATCTGTAAGACATATATATGCTCCTACAGTTCTGTTCTTTATTCGCTTTCTGGAAAATAGATTCTGGTTTTTGCTACTGAGCTTCCCAAACTTGTTTTGGTTTGTGTTTAAGTTGAGTTGTTCATGTATTGTTCAGGGATGAATTTGTATATGAACTTGTGCTATAGTCAAGTGAACTTATATAGTTACTGCATGAACTGGCAATACTACTGCTGGATTTGGGTAGGGCTTGTATTTTCGAAACTAGCAGCTGTTTCGATTCATTTGTCCTTATAAACTATAATAGATGCTAGCTGCTCACCTTTTATTTAGGGTTTATATATTGAAACCCCTGCTCACTTATAAAAATAAAATTGTCACAAAAATCATAAAATTGATAATGAATTATTATGCTTGTTCAAAAAGAAACTAGCTAGTGGCTTTACCAAGACTAAACCAAACCGAAGGGAGTCTCAGCTCTCAACCCGGTTAATAAAAACCCTCACAAAACCCCCAAGTTCTTCTGAGTTTCTGAAACATTGAGACCCATCATCAGAGCTATGGAAGGCTTTCAAAATTGGTTCGGCAAAATCAAAGAAGATCTGAAAGCCGCCTCTGAAAAAGTTTCATCCTCCTCTTCTTCTTCTTCATCTGCTTCCTTCAAAGCTCCTGGTTCTGAAGAAGGTCTCTCTGCCGTGTTGTCTGATCAGTCTCGTATCATAGTCGCCAAACCTGTCAGGTAACATACCCTCTAGCTCTATCCTTCTCAAAGTTTAGAAATTTCTGATGAGTGAATTGGGTTACTCAGTTGTGAATCTTGTCTTTGACAAAAACTTGGATTTGTGAGAAATTTCATCAATTTGTGCTATAGGACCATAATGGGTTATTGTAAGTAACAAATATGCTACCAAAGTTTGGTTCTTTAGTCGCTTTTTGGCTAATTCATTCTGGGTTTTGATA encodes:
- the LOC101305590 gene encoding uncharacterized protein LOC101305590, translated to MEGFQNWFGKIKEDLKAASEKVSSSSSSSSSASFKAPGSEEGLSAVLSDQSRIIVAKPVRGVVSLWTCSKFCAIAFVAGIIVGYTLKRRVKRWANKLLKKIRDD